Below is a genomic region from Mycolicibacter hiberniae.
AGGACGATCTGCAGGCCCTTGGTCATGACCCACTCGCCGATCTGACCGCGCCACAGGTCGTGCCAGCGCAGTCCCGGGGAGAACGCCAAGACCATGCGCTCAGTCTCCCTCGGGCCTGTTGCGCCAGCGGATGCCGGCCTCCAGGAATCCGTCGATGTCCCCATCGAGCACCGCGGCGGGATTGCCGACTTCATACTCGGTGCGCAGGTCTTTGACCATCTGGTACGGGTGCAGCACATAGGAGCGCATCTGGTTGCCCCATGAGCTGCCCCCGTCACCTTTGAGCGCATCCATCTCGGCGCGCTCCTCGGATCGCTTGCGCTCCATGAGCTTGGCCTGCAGCACCCGCATCGCCGAAACCTTGTTCTGCAACTGCGACTTCTCGTTCTGACAGGTGACGACGATCCCGGTGGGGATGTGGGTGAGCCGGACCGCCGAGTCGGTGGTGTTCACCGACTGTCCGCCGGGCCCGCTGGAGCGGTACACATCAACTCGGACATCTCCTTCGGGGATGTCGATGTGATCGGTGGTCTCCACCACCGGCAGCACCTCGACCTCGGCGAACGACGTCTGCCGGCGGCCTTGGTTGTCGAACGGGCTGATCCGCACCAGTCGGTGGGTGCCCTGCTCCACAGACAGGGTTCCGTAGGCGAAGGGCGCGTGCACCGCGAAGGTGGTGCTTTTGATCCCGGCCTCTTCGGCATAGGAGGTGTCGAACACCTCGACGCTGTAGTTGTGCTGCTCGGCCCAGCGGATATACATCCGCATCAACATCTCGGCCCAGTCCGCGGCATCCACACCGCCCGCACCCGAGCGGATCGTGACCAGCGCCTCGCGCTCGTCGTACTCGCCGGACAACAGGGTGCGGACCTCCATGGCCTCGACGTCGGCGCGCAGCGACGCGAGCTCGGCGTCGGCATCGGCCAGCGCCTCGGCGGCGGCCGCGCCCTCCTCCTCGGCCGCCAGCTCGTAGAGCACCGGCAGGTCGTCGAGGCGGCGCCGGAGTTCCTCCACGCGGCGCAGCTCTCCCTGAGCGTGGGACAACTCGCTGGTCACGCGCTGCGCGCGGGCCTGGTCGTCCCACAGGTTCGGATCGGACGCCTCGTGTTCAAGCTTTTCGATGCGGCTACGCAGGCCGTCGACGTCGACCACCCGCTCCACCGTGGTCATGGTGGTGTCGAGGGCGGCAATCTCAGGCTGGCGGTCTGTTTCCACGTTTATCGAGGTTACCGGCGGCCATTGGCACGCGACCTCTAGCATCGGGGTTGCACGGTGCGTGAACGACTTCCGATGAGGAAAGAAGGTTCCATTGATGCGGCCCTACCACGTCGCGATCGTCGGCTCCGGTCCGTCCGGCTACTTCGCCGCGGCGGCCCTGCTCAAGCTGGCCGGGGGCGGCGAGGTTGACGTGCACGTCGACATGCTGGAGATGCTGCCGACACCGTGGGGGCTGGTGCGTTCGGGCGTGGCGCCGGATCACCCGAAGATCAAGTCGATCAGCGCTCAGTTCGAGAAGACCGCCGCCGATCCCCGATTCCGGTTCTTCGGCAACATCACCGTCGGCGAGCACGTGCTGCCCGAGGAACTGGCCGAACGCTACGACGCGGTGATCTACGCGATCGGTGCGCAGTCGAATCGCCAACTGGGCATCCCCGGCGAGGACCTGCCCGGCAGCGTCGCCGCCGTGGATTTCGTCGGCTGGTACAACGCGCATCCGCACTTCACCGACCACGCACCCGACCTGTCGTGCACACGCGCCATCGTGGTCGGCAACGGCAACGTGGCGCTTGACGTGGCCCGCATCCTGGTCAGCCAGCCCGACGAGCTTCGCCACACCGACATCGCCAACCACGCCCTGGATCTGCTCGGTTCGCGCGGCGTGGAAGAGGTGGTGATCGTGGGCCGGCGCGGCCCGCTGCAGGCCACGTTCACCAGCCCGGAACTGCGCGAACTCGGACACCTCAAAGGCCTCGACGACGTCGACGTGGTGATCGACCCCGCCGAATTCGCCGGCATCACCGATGCGGACATCGACGCGGCCGGCAAGCATGCCCGGCAGAACATCAAGGTGCTGCAGACCTATGTCGGGCGCCCGACCCGCCCGGGGCATCGCCGGATCGTGTTCCGGTTCTGCACGTCGCCGATCGAAATCCGCGGCAACGGCCGGGTCGAGGAGATCGTGCTGGGCCGCAATGCGTTGACGACCGACGAGCAGGGCCGGGTCAGCGCGCGCGACACCGGCGAGCGCGAGGTGCTGCCGGCCCAGCTGGTGGTGCGCTCGGTCGGCTATCGCGGCGTGCCGATGCCGGGGCTGCCGTTCGACGAACGCAGTTGCACCATTCCCCACACCGGCGGCCGGATCGAAGGCACCAACGATCAATACGTGGTGGGCTGGATCAAGCGGGGGCCCTCCGGGGTCATCGGCTCCAACAAGAGCGACTCGCAGGCCACCGTCGACACGCTCGCCGCAGACCTGGCCGCCCGCGCGGCAGCGGGTGCTCTGCCCGACCGCGGCGCCGACTACGAGACGACCCTGCAGCAGTGGCTGCTGTCACGACGGCCGGAGCTGGTCACCACCGACCACTGGCAGCTGATCGACGCCCACGAGCGGTCCACCGGTGAGCCGCATGGCCGGCCCCGGGTCAAGCTGGCCAGCGTCGACGAAATGCTGCGGGTCGCGCACGGGTCGGACGCCACCGAGTCCTGCCCGGAGTGCGATTGCGCGGGGCCGACGTCGTTGACGGTGCCATTACCGGAGTCGCAGTCGCCGTAGCCGTAGCCGCGAAGGTCACTCCCCCGGCGGCCCGGTCAGCATCCAGTTGTCCGGATTGCGCGGTGAGTACTTCACCGTCAACAGGTCGCCCACGCTGGGCCAGTTGCTGACGTCGACCGCGTATCTCTGATAGACCTCGTGCTCGGCCACCGTCGGACCGTGCAGGACACCGGTGATGGTGACGTATTGCGCACCGGTGGCTTCGGGCCGCGGGCTGACACCGGTGACCAGCACGGTGCCCTCCTGGGCTTCCCCACGCGGCCCCGATCGGAGGAATCGCGGCGCCAGGAACACCGCCAGAATCGCCACCAGCAACAGCAGTGCCCCGAACTCCCACATGCGGCCATGGTAGGACTTTCGCCATGGCGCAGATCAACGACAATCTCGATGACGACCTCACGCTCGCCCTGGCCCTGGCCGATCGGGCGGATGAAATCACCCTGGCGCGCTTCGGTGCACTCGACCTGCGGGTCGACACCAAACCGGATCTGACCCCGGTGACCGACGCCGACCAGGCCGTCGAAACCGCCCTGCGCGAGGTGCTGGTGGCGCAGCGCCCGCACGACGAGATTCTGGGCGAGGAATTCGGTGGCACCGCCACGTTCACCGGGCGCCAATGGATCATCGACCCCATCGACGGCACCAAGAACTTCGTGCGGGGTGTCCCGGTGTGGGCCACTCTGATCGCCCTGCTGGAGGACGGCGTGCCGATCCTCGGGGTGGTCAGCGCCCCGGCGTTGCACCGGCGCTGGTGGGCAACCCGAGGTCAGGGCGCGTTCGGCTCGGTCGCCGGTGCGCCGGCGCGGCGGTTGTCGGTGTCCTCGGTGGCCGACGTGGGCTCGTCGAGCCTGACCTTCGCCGGGCTGAACTATTGGGGTCCGCGCGGCCTGCGCGAGCAGTTCCTGGGGCTGACCGAGGCGGTGTGGCGAGCCCGTTCCTACGGCGATTTCTGGGCGTACTGCCTGGTCGCCGAGGGCGCGGTGGACGCGGCCATCGAGCCCGCGGTGTCGGTGTGGGATCTGGCCGCCGTCGACATCTTGGTGCGCGAGGCGGGCGGGGTGTTCACCGACCTGTCCGGTAACCCCGGCCCGCACGGCAACTGCGCGGTGGCCGCCAATCCCGCCCTGCACCCGCAGGTGCTGGCGGCGCTCACGCCACGGTAGCCGGCAGCCGGCGCGGGCGGCGGCTGCGGGCTTCGTCACACCTTACTTACGAGTCACCTTACTTCAGAGTAAGGTGACTGCCATCGGCACCTTCCATCGAGTGAGGCTCTGACATGACTGATATCGCCCCCGCCACCAACGGCTCAACGGTCGGGCTGAACAGCCGCGCCAGCGGCGTCGGGTCGGTTCCGCACAAGCGCAGCCCGATCGCGGCAGCATTGGCACTGGTCACCCCGCTGGTCAGCCAGGACTTCCTGGACCGCTACCGCCTGCGCCAGCCACTCAACAAAGGCCTGCACTACGGGGTCAAGACGGTATTCTCCGTCGCCGGCGCCTCCACCCGCCAGTTCAAGAAGGTCCAGGGCCTGGGCAAGGCGCCGACCCGGCTCAGCGCCCCCGGCAAAGGGGGCGAAGGCGCCAAAGGCGCAGACTACTTCGACCTGACCCCCGACGACGACCAGCAGATGATCATCGACACCGTCAAGGAGTTCGCCGCCGAGTTGCTGCGGCCGGCGGCGCACGATGCCGACGAGGCCCTCGACTACCCGCGCGAACTGCTCGGCAAGGCAGCCGAACTGGGCGTCACGGCCATCAACATCCCGGAGGACTTCGACGGAATCGCCGCGCACCGCGCCGCGGTGACCAATGTGCTGGTCGCCGAGGCGCTGGGGTACGGCGACATGGGCCTGGCGCTGCCGATCCTGGCGCCCGGCGGGGTGGCCGCGGCGTTGACCCACTGGGGCAGCGGCGATCAACAGGCCACCTATCTGCCCGAGTTCGCCGGCGAGAGCGTCCCGCAGGCCTGCGTCGCGATCACCGAGCCGCACCCGCTGTTCGACCCGACCAGCCTCAAGACGACCGCGGTGCGCACGCCCAGCGGCTACCGCCTCGACGGCGTGAAGTCGTTGGTGCCGGCCGCCGCCGACGCGGAACTGTTCATCGTGGCGGCCCAGCTGAACGGCAAGCCCGCCCTGTTCCTCGTCGAGTCCTCGACACCGGGCCTGACCGTCAAGGCAGACCCCAGCATGGGCCTGCGGGCGGCCGCCCTGGGGCAGATCGAGCTGGACAAGGTGACGGTTCCGCTGAGCGCCCGCCTGGGCGAGGACGCCGCGACCGATTCCGATTACTCGCAGGCCCTCGCGCTGTCCCGGTTGGGCTGGGCCGCCCTGGCGGTGGGCACCTGCCACGCAGTCCTCGACCACGTCATGCCCTACATCAAGGAGCGCGAGGCGTTCGGCGAGCCGATCGCCCACCGTCAGTCGGTGGCATTCATGTGCGCCAACATCGCCATCGAGCTCGACGGCCTGCGCCTGGTGACCTGGCGCGGCGCGTCGCGGTGCGACCAGGGACTGCCGTTCATCCGGGAAGCCGCTCTGGCCAAGCGGCTGGCGACCGACAAGGGCATGCAGATCGGCCTGGACGGGGTGCAGCTGCTCGGCGGCCACGGCTACACCAAGGAGCACCCGGTGGAGCGCTGGTACCGCGATCTGCGGGCACTCGGCGTCGCCGAGGGCGTTCTGGTCATCTGAGCCGGCCACCACACCAAGCAAACTCCGCTGCGAACACGAAAGTCTGATCATGGCAATCAATCTGGAACTGCCCCGCAAGCTGCAGGAAGTCATCGAGATGACCCATGCCGGGGCGGCCGAGATGCTGCGACCCATCTCGCGCAAGTACGACGCACGTGAGCACGCCTACCCCGTCGAGCTGGACACTTTGGAAACCCTGTTCGAAGGCGTCTCGGGGGCCGGCGGTAACGCGATGGCCGGCGCCGAGGCCTTCCGGTCCTCCGGCGAGCAGACCGGGAACCGCAACGGCGCCAACATGGCGGCGCTGCTGCAGGTGCTCGAGATGAGCTGGGGCGACGTCGCGTTGATGCTGTCGGTGCCCTACCAGGGCCTGGGCAACGCGGCGATCTCCGGCGTGGCGACCGACGAACAGCTCGAGCGGCTGGGCAAGGTGTGGGCCGCGATGGCCATCACCGAGCCCAGCTTCGGCTCCGACTCGGCTGCGGTGAGCACCACGGCGACCCTGGACGGGGACGAATACGTCATCAACGGCGAGAAGATCTTCGTCACCGCCGGCTCGCGGGCCACCCACATCGTGGTGTGGGCGACGCTGGACAAGTCGTTGGGCCGCGCGGCGATCAAGTCATTCATCGTGCCGCGCGAACACCCGGGCGTGATCGTGGAGCGACTGGAGCACAAGCTCGGCATCAAGGGCTCCGACACCGCGGTGATCCGGTTCGACAATGCCCGCATCCCTAAGGGCAACCTGCTGGGCAGCCCGGAGATCAACACCGAGAAGAGCTTCTCGGGGGTGATGGAGACCTTCGACAACACCCGCCCGATCGTGGCGGCCATGGCGGTCGGGGTGGCGCGCGCCGCGCTCGAAGAGCTGCGCACGATGCTCACCGCTGCCGGCATCGAGATCTCCTACGACAAGCCGGCGCACGCCCAAAGCGCCCCGGCCGCGGAATTTTTGCGGATGGAGGCGGACTGGGAGTCGGCCAACCTGCTGACACTGCGCTCGGCGTGGCAGGCCGACAACAGCATCCCCAACTCCAAAGAGGCGTCGATGGGCAAGGCCAAAGCGGGCCGGGTCGCCAGCGACATCACTCTCAAGGCCGTCGAAATGGCCGGCACCCTGGGCTATTCCGAGCAGACCCTGCTGGAGAAGTGGAGCCGCGACTCCAAGATCCTCGACATCTTCGAGGGCACCCAGCAGATCCAACTGCTGGTGGTGGCCCGCCGGCTGCTGGGCCTGTCCTCCGCCGAGCTCAAGTAGGCCCGGCCGGTACTGCCGTACGACCGAATCGCACCCGCGGCCCCGCGGGTGCGATTCGTGCGTAGCGCTGCCCCCGCCCGGTGCGACCCCTTGCCCACGCCCAAAAGAAAAAGTAATGTTGCTTTTACTTATTGAGGCCGATCTCCGGGAGTCGCCCATGGAATCCTTCGTCCACCTGCGCAAAGGCACGACCCCGCGTCGTGTGCACGCCGACCTCGACGGACTCAAAGACGACGAGCTGGGCCGTGGCGGCTTCACCGGCCGCACGGCCAACATGTACCGCCGCAACGACCCCACCGCCTACCGCGCTGAGGGCCCGCTGCGGCCGGTCGACGTGCTGGGCGCACTCCTGCAGCCGACCGACGCCTCCGACGCCGCCGGCGACCCGCTGCTGTTGTTCAGCAATGCCGACTGCCGCATCCGGCTCTCGCGGCGCACCGCCGAGATGCCGTTTCACGTCCGCTATGTCGACGGCGACCTGCTCTGCTTCGTCCATGCCGGGTCGGGCCAGCTGGAGACCGAATTCGGCCCGCTGGACTACCGCGAGGGCGATTGGCTCTACCTGCCCAAGGCGACCACCTGGCGACAGCTGCCCGCGGCCGAGACCACGCTGCTGATGATCGAGGCCACCGACGAGTTCCGGGTCCCGTCACCCGGGCCGCTGGGCCGGCACTTCCCGTTCGACCCCTCCCTGGTGGTCATCCCCGAGCCGGCACCCATCGACGACGACGGCCGCGAGAACTACGAGGTCCGGCTGATCCACGACGGCGGGCCCACGACGCTGCACTACCAGCACCATCCGATCGACGTCGAAGGCTGGCGCGGCGACAACTTCCCGTTCTCGTTCAACATCGCCGACTACAACGTGGTGACCTCCGACAGCGTGCACCTGCCGCCCACGGTGCATCTGTTCATGGAGGCAACCGGGGTCTACGTGATGAACTTCCTGCCCAAACCCGCCGAACAGGTGGCCGGAACCGAACGCACCCCGTGGTATCACCGCAACGTCGACTTCGACGAGATCGCGTTCTTCCACGGCGGTTCGCTCTACGGCGTCCCGATGCCGCCCGGCCTGATCAGCCACGCCCCGCAAGGCGTGCATCACGGCGCCCCGGAGAAGGCCCGGGAGCGGGCACGCCGCAAATTCGACGACTACGACCGGGTGGACTGGCAGGTCATCGCCATCGACACCCGCCGCCGCCTCATCCCCTCCCCCGAAGTACTGGCCGCCGACTTAGGACAACACGCATGACCGCCAAGCACGACTACGAACGAATCCCCTATCTGATCGCCTATCAGAACAATTCGGGCGTTCGCGATGTCTACGGCGGGGTCGCCGAACTCGTGGTGCTGGAGAGCTACCTGCTGCGCCCGGACACCCCGAGCGACACCGTGCTGGTGTTCATGCACCCGATCGGCGGCGGGGCCTACCTGCCGATGGTCAACGCCCTGGCCCGCGCCGGCAACCACGTCATCTACTGCAACAGCCGATTCCGCGGCACCGACTCCGCACTGCTGATGGAGAAGGTGGTCGAGGACCTCGGCGAATGCATCAAAGACGCCAAGAACCGGCTCGGTTACCGCAAGGTGGTGTTGGCCGGCTGGAGCGGCGGTGGATCGCTGTCGATGTTCTACCAACAGCAGGCGCAGCGCCCGACGGTGACGTCGAGCCCGTCGGGCGACGGGCCCGACCTGACCAAGCTGAACCTTATCCCGGCCGACGGCGTGATGCTGCTGGCCGCGCACATCAGCCGCCACGGCACCCTGACCGAGTGGCTGGACGCCTCGATCCTCGACGAGTCCGACCCGACCAAGCGCGATCCCGAACTCGACCTCTACAACCCGGACAACCCCAACCAGCCGCCGTACACCGCGGAGTTCCTGGAGCGTTACCGGGCCGCCCAGATCGACCGCAACCGCCGGATCACCGCCTGGGTCAAGGCGAAGCTGGCCGAGTTCAAACAAGCCGGCCTGCCCGATCAGGAGTTCGGGTTCGTGGTGCACGGCACCATGGCCGACCCGCGCTGGCTTGACCCGACGGTCGATCCCAACGAACGCACCCCCGGCAGCTGCTATCTGGGCGACCCCGCGGTGGTCAACATGAGTCCGGTCGGGTTGGCGCGGTTCTGCACCCTGCGCAGCTGGCTGTCACAGTGGAGCTATGACGACGCGCACGGCGACGGTGTCGACTGCGGACGCGACATCACGGTGCCCGCACTGGTGATCGGGAACATGGCCGACGACGCCTGCACTCCCAGCCACACCCGCCGGCTGTTCGAGGCGATCGGCACCGAGGACAAGGAGATGCACGAAATCCCCGGCGCCAACCACTATTACGCCGGACCGGACCAGCGTGACGCGCTGCGACAGGCCGTGCAGATCGTCAGCGATTGGCTGGGCCGACATGATTTCGTAGGCTCGTCGGCATGACGACCGCCGCCGACGATGCAGAACGGAGCGCAGCGCAGTGATGGGGAGGAGCGGCGGCAATAGCCCCGCCACCGGCGCGCTCGACGGCATCCGGGTGCTGGAACTGGGCACCCTGATCTCCGGGCCCTTTGCCGGACGCCTGCTCGGCGACATGGGCGCCGAGGTCATCAAGATCGAACTGCCCGGCAAACCCGACCCGCTGCGCACCTGGGGACAGGCCGAGCTCGACGGACACCACTTCTTCTGGACCGTGCACGCCCGGAATAAGAAGGCCGTCACGCTGGACCTGCGCACCGACGCGGGCCGCGAGCTGTTCCTGGAACTCATCGACGCATCCGACATCGTGGTAGAGAATTTCCGGCCCGGCACGTTGGAGCGCTGGGGGCTGGGCTTCGACGTCCTGCGCCAACGCAACAAGGGCATCATCTTGGTGCGGGTCTCCGGCTACGGACAGACCGGCCCGGACGCCCACAAGGCCGGATACGCCTCGGTCGCCGAGGCCGCGAGCGGCTTGCGGCACATGAACGGCTTTCCCGGCGGGCCCCCGCCCCGGCTGGCGCTTTCACTCGGCGACAGCCTCGCGGGCATGTTCGCCGCCCAAGGTGCGCTGGCAGCCCTGTACCGGCGCACCGTCACCGGCGAAGGCCAGGTAGTCGACGTCGCCTTGACCGAATCCTGTTTGGCCATTCAGGAATCCACTATCCCCGACTACGACATCGGCGGCGTGGTGCGCGGGCCGTCGGGCACCCGGCTCGAAGGCATCGCCCCGTCGAACATCTACCAGTCGGCCGACGGCAGCTGGGTGGTGATCGCCGCCAACCAGGACAGCGTGTTCGCCAGACTGTGCCAGGCCATGGGCACCCCCGAGCTGGCGACCGACCCGCGGTTCGCCGACCACATCGCGCGGGGCCGCAACCAGGACGAGCTGGACGCCATCATCGCCGCGTGGGCCGCGCAGCGGCAGCCCGACGTCATCATCGCGACGCTGAGCGACGCGGGGGTGATCTCCGGCCCGATCAACACCGTGGCCGAGGTGGTCAAGGACCCCCAGCTGCGGGCGCGCGGCATGCTCGCCGAGCACTGGGACGAAGGCGCCGAGCGCACCGTGTTGGGGCCCGGTGTCATCCCGGTGCTGACGGAGAGCCCGGGCACCATCCGCAACGCCGGTTCGGCACGCCCCGGGCAGCACAACGAGGAGATCTACACCGGTCTGCTCGGCAAAACCACGGCGGAGTTGGACGCCCTGCGCTCCGAGGGGGTGCTGTGAGCACATTGCCCGGCCAGGTCAGCATCCGCGAGGTGGCACTGCGTGACGGCTTGCAGATCGAGGCGCCGATCCCGCTGAGCGCCAAACTCGAACTGCTGGCCGCGATCGCCGCCACCGGAGTGCGCGAGGTCGAGGTGACCTCTTTCGTCTCCCCGACCAAGGTTCCCGCCCTGGCTGATGCCGCCGAGCTCGCCGCCGAACTCTGGCGCTACCCCGAGTTGGAGTTCTCCGCGCTGGTCGCCAGTCCCGGCGGCGCCGCCCGCGCGGTGGCCGCCGGGCTGAAGTCGCTCGAGTACGTGGTCTGCGCCTCGGATACCTTCAGCACCGCCAACGTCGGACGGCCCACCGCACAGGCGGTCGCAGCGATCAGCGACATCGCCGGCATCGCCCACGACGCCGGCGCCTCGGTCGAGGTCATCATCGCCACCGCGTGGGACTGCCCGTTCGACGGCCCGACCGCGCCCGGGCGCGTCACCGACATCGCCGCCACGGCAAGCGCGCTGGGGGTCGACCGACTGGCCATCGCCGACACCATCGGCACCGCCACGCCACGCCGGGTCACCGACCTGATCGCGGCGGTGGTGCCGCTCATCGGCGACATCCCGTTGGGAGCACACTTCCACAACACCCGCGGCGCGGGGCTGGCCTGCGCCTACGCCGCTATTCAGGCCGGAATCACCCGGCTCGACGCCTCCGCCGGCGGGCTGGGCGGCTGTCCCTTCGCTCCCGGCGCCACCGGCAACATCTCCACCGAGGATCTGGTCTACCTGCTGGGTGACTGCGGTATCGAGACCGGCATCGACCTA
It encodes:
- the hisN gene encoding histidinol-phosphatase, whose protein sequence is MAQINDNLDDDLTLALALADRADEITLARFGALDLRVDTKPDLTPVTDADQAVETALREVLVAQRPHDEILGEEFGGTATFTGRQWIIDPIDGTKNFVRGVPVWATLIALLEDGVPILGVVSAPALHRRWWATRGQGAFGSVAGAPARRLSVSSVADVGSSSLTFAGLNYWGPRGLREQFLGLTEAVWRARSYGDFWAYCLVAEGAVDAAIEPAVSVWDLAAVDILVREAGGVFTDLSGNPGPHGNCAVAANPALHPQVLAALTPR
- a CDS encoding hydroxymethylglutaryl-CoA lyase; the protein is MSTLPGQVSIREVALRDGLQIEAPIPLSAKLELLAAIAATGVREVEVTSFVSPTKVPALADAAELAAELWRYPELEFSALVASPGGAARAVAAGLKSLEYVVCASDTFSTANVGRPTAQAVAAISDIAGIAHDAGASVEVIIATAWDCPFDGPTAPGRVTDIAATASALGVDRLAIADTIGTATPRRVTDLIAAVVPLIGDIPLGAHFHNTRGAGLACAYAAIQAGITRLDASAGGLGGCPFAPGATGNISTEDLVYLLGDCGIETGIDLDAAIAAAGVASSVVGHTLPSALLAAGDRKRD
- a CDS encoding homogentisate 1,2-dioxygenase, whose translation is MESFVHLRKGTTPRRVHADLDGLKDDELGRGGFTGRTANMYRRNDPTAYRAEGPLRPVDVLGALLQPTDASDAAGDPLLLFSNADCRIRLSRRTAEMPFHVRYVDGDLLCFVHAGSGQLETEFGPLDYREGDWLYLPKATTWRQLPAAETTLLMIEATDEFRVPSPGPLGRHFPFDPSLVVIPEPAPIDDDGRENYEVRLIHDGGPTTLHYQHHPIDVEGWRGDNFPFSFNIADYNVVTSDSVHLPPTVHLFMEATGVYVMNFLPKPAEQVAGTERTPWYHRNVDFDEIAFFHGGSLYGVPMPPGLISHAPQGVHHGAPEKARERARRKFDDYDRVDWQVIAIDTRRRLIPSPEVLAADLGQHA
- the prfB gene encoding peptide chain release factor 2, with protein sequence METDRQPEIAALDTTMTTVERVVDVDGLRSRIEKLEHEASDPNLWDDQARAQRVTSELSHAQGELRRVEELRRRLDDLPVLYELAAEEEGAAAAEALADADAELASLRADVEAMEVRTLLSGEYDEREALVTIRSGAGGVDAADWAEMLMRMYIRWAEQHNYSVEVFDTSYAEEAGIKSTTFAVHAPFAYGTLSVEQGTHRLVRISPFDNQGRRQTSFAEVEVLPVVETTDHIDIPEGDVRVDVYRSSGPGGQSVNTTDSAVRLTHIPTGIVVTCQNEKSQLQNKVSAMRVLQAKLMERKRSEERAEMDALKGDGGSSWGNQMRSYVLHPYQMVKDLRTEYEVGNPAAVLDGDIDGFLEAGIRWRNRPEGD
- a CDS encoding alpha/beta hydrolase family protein produces the protein MTAKHDYERIPYLIAYQNNSGVRDVYGGVAELVVLESYLLRPDTPSDTVLVFMHPIGGGAYLPMVNALARAGNHVIYCNSRFRGTDSALLMEKVVEDLGECIKDAKNRLGYRKVVLAGWSGGGSLSMFYQQQAQRPTVTSSPSGDGPDLTKLNLIPADGVMLLAAHISRHGTLTEWLDASILDESDPTKRDPELDLYNPDNPNQPPYTAEFLERYRAAQIDRNRRITAWVKAKLAEFKQAGLPDQEFGFVVHGTMADPRWLDPTVDPNERTPGSCYLGDPAVVNMSPVGLARFCTLRSWLSQWSYDDAHGDGVDCGRDITVPALVIGNMADDACTPSHTRRLFEAIGTEDKEMHEIPGANHYYAGPDQRDALRQAVQIVSDWLGRHDFVGSSA
- a CDS encoding acyl-CoA dehydrogenase family protein, which encodes MTDIAPATNGSTVGLNSRASGVGSVPHKRSPIAAALALVTPLVSQDFLDRYRLRQPLNKGLHYGVKTVFSVAGASTRQFKKVQGLGKAPTRLSAPGKGGEGAKGADYFDLTPDDDQQMIIDTVKEFAAELLRPAAHDADEALDYPRELLGKAAELGVTAINIPEDFDGIAAHRAAVTNVLVAEALGYGDMGLALPILAPGGVAAALTHWGSGDQQATYLPEFAGESVPQACVAITEPHPLFDPTSLKTTAVRTPSGYRLDGVKSLVPAAADAELFIVAAQLNGKPALFLVESSTPGLTVKADPSMGLRAAALGQIELDKVTVPLSARLGEDAATDSDYSQALALSRLGWAALAVGTCHAVLDHVMPYIKEREAFGEPIAHRQSVAFMCANIAIELDGLRLVTWRGASRCDQGLPFIREAALAKRLATDKGMQIGLDGVQLLGGHGYTKEHPVERWYRDLRALGVAEGVLVI
- a CDS encoding acyl-CoA dehydrogenase family protein: MAINLELPRKLQEVIEMTHAGAAEMLRPISRKYDAREHAYPVELDTLETLFEGVSGAGGNAMAGAEAFRSSGEQTGNRNGANMAALLQVLEMSWGDVALMLSVPYQGLGNAAISGVATDEQLERLGKVWAAMAITEPSFGSDSAAVSTTATLDGDEYVINGEKIFVTAGSRATHIVVWATLDKSLGRAAIKSFIVPREHPGVIVERLEHKLGIKGSDTAVIRFDNARIPKGNLLGSPEINTEKSFSGVMETFDNTRPIVAAMAVGVARAALEELRTMLTAAGIEISYDKPAHAQSAPAAEFLRMEADWESANLLTLRSAWQADNSIPNSKEASMGKAKAGRVASDITLKAVEMAGTLGYSEQTLLEKWSRDSKILDIFEGTQQIQLLVVARRLLGLSSAELK
- a CDS encoding CaiB/BaiF CoA transferase family protein, whose amino-acid sequence is MGRSGGNSPATGALDGIRVLELGTLISGPFAGRLLGDMGAEVIKIELPGKPDPLRTWGQAELDGHHFFWTVHARNKKAVTLDLRTDAGRELFLELIDASDIVVENFRPGTLERWGLGFDVLRQRNKGIILVRVSGYGQTGPDAHKAGYASVAEAASGLRHMNGFPGGPPPRLALSLGDSLAGMFAAQGALAALYRRTVTGEGQVVDVALTESCLAIQESTIPDYDIGGVVRGPSGTRLEGIAPSNIYQSADGSWVVIAANQDSVFARLCQAMGTPELATDPRFADHIARGRNQDELDAIIAAWAAQRQPDVIIATLSDAGVISGPINTVAEVVKDPQLRARGMLAEHWDEGAERTVLGPGVIPVLTESPGTIRNAGSARPGQHNEEIYTGLLGKTTAELDALRSEGVL